Below is a window of Pocillopora verrucosa isolate sample1 chromosome 6, ASM3666991v2, whole genome shotgun sequence DNA.
CCCTTGCTTCACCACTGTTCAGGACAATTCGATGAAATAACTACCTAAAAGTTAAAAAGATTGGTGAGCAAAATGACTGGTTAGATTGACTCCTGATAATATCAGGTATAGctattttattaaaaaggaaaaacctttTTATGAGGCTTACAAAGAAAACATCGTTAGTTTCGGTTTGTCTTGACGCGTTCCGAAGTCGATATATAACTTAAAAATGGCCTCTATTggctttctctttgtttctcaCTGATAGCGTTCCCTCGCTAAACTAAGCAAGCTATGCGAAGCGCTTGTTTTGTTGCTATGTGACGTCACATTAGCAGTGATTTCTAACTCACGCTTATACCGGAAAATGATAAAGTCACCTCCTCCCTCCTAGGACACACTGACTTTCTGAATTTATCGTCATATGAGTTAAAAATGGACAACGACAGACACCATTTTGAATTATGCTTAACAGCCTGGCTGCTAAACTGTGAATTATGAAAAGTTTCGCTGCTGTTTTTTTCATCGCTTGGCGGTCTGCTTACATAGTTGATAGCACCACAAAAAGGCATTCTCGACTCATATAATCTTTTTTTTGGAAGAACAAAGCAGCAGCCTTTTGAGAAGCTCACAAAATGGTTATGAATTTAAGGCCAGGTTACTATGATGATTTTACAATGGCACCGTTTAAAGTCTAATTTCGGAAAAGTTTGTTCACCCTTTGGCATCTCAAAACGCGGTTGGTTGCGATAATTTGATGCACAATTTATATTGATGAAGATATAGACCTGTCCTTCTGTTCGTTAAAGACCGAGTTTTTCCTGTCGGATGGCCCTCAACGAGGCTCTCAAACTTATCCAAAATACGAATCGAGAAAGCGAGGTTACTAAATCTTTGGGTTCAAACAGAGAGCGATGATTCCGGtcagaataaaaatttgaatttagagGTCTGAACAGTTTAATGAGGCCGGTTAAACTCCCCAATTATGGTGAAAGTACTAACACACatataatgaataaaaatatggaTCAGGAAATACTTATCCGGTAAATAAACTGAGTGCAACCGACAAGtaaaaaaatggtttaattCCCAATGTGACAGCAGTTTAGTCGTACTCCTCCTCACGGACATCGCTTTGTTGAGACTCACAGTTCAACAagtttataaacaaacaaagcagcTTATAATTTGAATGGATATAGCATTTCATCCACGGATTGGGtctagaataaaaaagaataggAAAAATCGATGAAGTATAGTTTACCTCTTCACTAACCTCATCACCTACATCTCTgtctgaaaatcaaaatgagcgTATGGTTTAATGTGTTGATGCCGTGTTACATTCATGCAATACGTTGTCGAGTTGTTGACATAACCCTCAAGATTCTGCCTTAAATCTTCGAATAAAGTCTGATTTCTGTAAATCAAAGGAGCTTCCTGTCGAATCGTATCGATGTAATCTCTCCACCTTGTGTTTTCGTCCTCTAAAGACCTTGGATATGGACGATGTTTTGGATTTCCCGCAGTAACAGGCGCAAACATCAATGCCTGACCTCGAAATATCAGTTCCACAGCAGAAAACATGTAGATTTGCGATGACCACCAGGTTTTGCTTTCATACTGCGTACGATAAGGGAAGAGATGCTCAATAGATTTGTAATGAAATGCATTGAAAAGAGCATCGAACCATAGTATAGGTAACACAAGGGGACTGTCCCTCTTGTTACATATTTTCTTTCGTAGGTCATTGGTCCAGATGCCCCGATGATGCCATTGGTAATTCACAATGCCAACCGCTGGCTCGTAATCTAGGAGCCATTGTTCGAAGACTCTAAACGGCGGAAGCCTCTTCATTTGTGGAGGAGCAATTGAATGGAAATGCAGAATCACATCATCATccataaaaatgtaataatggTATTTTGGAGATCTCGTTATGGCAGCAAAATACAGCACATTTCGTCCCGTTCCCCATCCAATATTGGGATAGAACAGATAAGTGATGTGAGGCGACTTTTGCACTTGACATTTGGTACGAAAGCTTAGCACTATGACATCACAGTTACATGTCTCGGGGTCGCCGATCTCGGAAGAAGAGGCAAAGTTTGAAGGAAGGCATTGTTCTGTTTGAGTGAGATAAACGAAAGGTTTTGGCGATGAATTATTTGTGGGTTTTTCTGTGGCTGTAGCTTGAGGAACAACCTTTCGACAGACGATCTCATCTACGATAAACAAAACGTTGTCGTTTATTTTGAAGTGCTCGAAATCAAGTCGGACCTAACTAGAATTATTTAATTCAATACTAGAGAAGGAAATTGATTCAGCGTAGAACTTTGCAAATAGTTAATTATTACGCTTTTTACGTTGTTGTAGTGATTGGGGATCTCTCCAATGAAAAGAACTTCAAGAATGATTACCTTGcttggaaaagaagaaaaaagtaaaaaaaaaaaataaaaaaactgacaGAGCGCTAGAGCGATCTAAAACCCAAAACAACGGAACAGCCAAGGCTAACTGATCAGGGGCGTGTTCTCTGCAGTAATTACCCATCAACGCCCAGGGTGATCATTGTACGCTAGTTAATTTTGAAAACCAATTTAAAACGATCTTCAGTTTGATATCTTGAATCGGCGATAATATTACATTGCGAAGGGCTAATTTCTGGTGAACCGTGAACGGGACAACGCGACGTAAGTAGGCCTGTTAAGCTTTCGGAAGCGTTGTTATTTCCCTAGTTCGAACTAAGTTATGTtacttttaatttccttaaTATTTGCCTGCGTCTTAATTTAGATTTTGACGGCATAATTCATCGGATGAGTATCTAATGCTGTAAAAATCATTTCCAACTCGTTAACTTACCCATTCTGCTGTTGTTGTGAGTGGGCTGGCTAATTTCTTGTCCAAACTTCACTTCGTATGAGGCGTACATGAGGAAGGTGGTCAAACCAAggataaaaatcgaaaaaatgcTAATTTTACCTCTCATTGTAAAGATCATTTTGGTTCTGTTTAGAGTCACCCCTTCATAAACGTTTAAACCTGCggataataaaaacatttattcgtGTGGTAGAGAAGGATGCAATCTAATAAAAATCGCGATTTTGAGACGCCATTATTGAATTGTATTGGTGGCTAATCGAGGGATAATATATTGTAGTATTGGGAAGAGTTGTATAGCGACGAAGCTCAATGGCAAGAACAATATATTTTCCAACTAGCTAGCCGCCAATGTAATGTGGTATTGCCGTCTCAAAATTCCGACTGGTTTAATATCGCGATCCACCCGTTACAAACATTATACTAAAAGCTGAGAAATTTCTGAAAAGTAACTGTCTTAGATCACAAAGTATTTTTAACCAAATTTGAAAAACCGTCGAATCTGTATTAAACGACACCGTATCAAGTGGTAACCCTGCATTAAGCGGTCGGTGACCAAAGTCTCAAGAATATTCCCCTTTATCATTGTAATTCGTACCCCTATTAAGCGGACCAATAAGGGATCGTAGTCACCCTCTACTTAATCCCAGGGGCCTGTCTATATTGAACGGTCACTGAAAACCGAAccaccaaaataaaattaagaatcatctttcaagtaatttttaattcatatttctcCTCCAAAAACAAAGTAGCATTTTTGAGCGAGATTCTGTATAGTAAGTAGTCACCTAAGGCATAAAGAGGCGTTTTGTACCTTTTTCTATAATACCGTTAATGagtggaacctgtatttagcggttaACCGGTATCAAGTGGACACCCCATGATTTCGTATTTTTTCACAGGagttgttacggcttttctccgGGCTGGAGATCCTTATTCAACACCATAGTTTACATGATGAAATCGTTTCTCTGACGATGTGGTCACTTCGGATGTGTATCGCGACATTTCGACTGTACATATACTGCCAGTCTTCCTCGGCTGATGAAGCTGGCAGTATGCAGTCCAAACGTCACAATCCATATCCGAAGTGATCACATCCGAAGTGACCACATCGGgagacaaacgattatatttctcttttgagaatttttattttctttttgtaaggAATTGTCCCAAGAACAGTTCACACGCAGGGACCTGGATAATTTGGGAGACAAGTTCATGCGACTTCTCTCACGAATTCAAACCAGTTCGAATTCGCGGGACAAGTCACAAGGATTACATTTTGGACCCTACGATCAGACcatctgatgaaaaatttaGATAGTAGTTTATTTGCTTAGGGTTACCCTAAGCAAACCCTAAGGGACCTAGTTCCTACGAGTCGCGGGCACTAGTCCTTTCACTTGGTGCCGATCTTAATGTAACCGTTCTACAAAATAACATCAGAGAAAACATCGAACATCCGGTTGTTAAAAGGATGGAtaaatttatccactggataagtTCATCCGGTGTATAACATggttatccagtggataaaaaGCTGTTGCAAAAGGCACAGAAGCGCGGCGTATAGTTATCCGACGGCTAAACTCGCTGTACAGGCAGTTGCCATGGTGATTACCCAGGAGTTGCGTGATCTTTTAGCTTGCGCGTGCTAGCGGCGAGACAACATTACAGAATATGTTGCTACTTCCTCGGCAAAGCGCGCTAAAAAACCAAAGCTTACACCTGCCGAATGGACAGTTATTTTCGAAGAGGCggaaaaataatatcaaaataatCAAGAGTAAAATTTCTACGACACTTTCTAACAAACACAAGAGTTGAGTATGTGAGGTAATAACTGACAAAGTCAATGCGTTCGGAGTTTCCAAAAGATCTGTCAtggaagtgaaagaaaagtGGAGAGGAATGGAGAGTGGAGCAAAGAAAGAACACAGCAAATTTACCACTACAAGAAAGAAGACCAGATTCCCCAAAGGCTACCACAGCCAAAATTTTCGAGCTTTTGAAAAAGACCCGTCTTTCAGCGGCATTTCGGGGGGTGTCAATTCTGGTAAGTCCACTTACGTCAATACTGAAATATACTGTCTTAATGAATAGGAGTGTTATATCAAATTCTCTTAagtaattttcaaggaaatgcaCGCACCCCTTTACGGTAGAACTGCTCACAAGAACTAAAGAATTAAAGGGTTCATACATTTTGTACAAATTATGTGCAGCACAAGTTTCAAGCTCATTAATTTATTACTGAGAAATAATTTAGCGCCAAATGTAAGTACACAAGACGCGAGGGTGCTAGTCGATATTACATTTGGCGCTAAAAtatttctcagttttcgttaaaataataattgtttCCTATAATTCATTTCACGTTTTGAGCGTGCTCGGCTTCGCATGACTTGTAATTAAAGATCTTATCTTAGATCACTAGTTGTTTGGGAATCATTAATTAAGCCTGGATAAAGGGCTACCTTTAAAACCAGGAGCGGGAAATGGGAGTATAGGGAATTGGGAATGGGGAATCTTCAAAAGTGGGAATTTTTAAAATGGGAAATCTTTAAAATGAAGAATCTTTAAgagcgggaatctttaaaacggaGAATCTTGGAAAGCGTGGAATGAAATCGTCCAAATGTATGAGCGGTCTGTGGAAAAGttgctctttttttctattttacgcCAGTGAATCCTTTTAAAATTCAGGTTTGTTGACATAAGTAAAACTACGCAACAGCGGAAATCCCGCCTCAGGTTGAAGTTTGCTCGACGTAACAATTCTGTTTTTGGTTAATATGGACTAATATCAACTTCACAAAACGGAAAACGCTGTAGATCAGACTATTCATCATAATTACTAACAGGGCCGATGGCTGACTAATCATTCAGatcaatcaaaaaaataaatgttaagtGCCACTGCCATCCGCCCATTCCCCATTCCGCCATTCCCTATTCCTCTATTCTCCGTTCCTTATTTTAAAGATAGCCCTTGTTTAATGTCTTAGAAGTCGAGTGAGTGGTAACTTAAGCTAAATTATGATCCCGTCGATACCCGTCCTATCGAAACGGAGCACATCGCGGTCTTAATCTCGAAATTTTAGTCTAACAGTCGTGAGCACGGTTTCAAAAGTCAGTGatttgaaacttttgaaaagTAAGGTTGAAATTCCAGTAAGTAGTTTCACGTAAAAATTTCCACGCGCGCTGTCCTGTTTACGTAAATACGAGTCGCTTACAGTGTTGACATTGAATACAAATGTGCGACATTTCAGGAAATACATCTTTCATAAGAGCAGTTTTGCTTCGATCGTACTTTTTATACACGCTTAGCGTTTCGTGATGATAATCGTCATGACAATTTCATCACACGGTCGTTATTGATTGATAACAATCGAATACGGCGCTGTGTTGACGGTGAGTGGAGTTAGGGCCTTTCTGCACTAGCGACAAAGTTGAAGCGACGACTCGGGACAAATCCTGGAAATTGAATTTGGAATTCTTTGGCAACTGTGCGGGCCGGTCTTGTGAACAGATCAGACGCGGACGAAATTTGAAGGCTTTGAAATTGTTCATACGAATGCAacagacgaaacaaaaatttgctatAACAAAATTGGTCTTTTGACTTTTTCGGGACAATTCTAATTTTGTCCGCTAGTGCGGAAAAGCCCTTATCTTTAACATTATTGGTAATGACTCGTTAAACATTTCAGAAAGTAGAAAAATGGTTTCGCTTCGTCGTACTTTTACATTAGAACAATAGCGACGAGAACGTAAACTTCACCGACAGGAGGTTGGGAAAACGAACTTCGATGCGCATGCCCAATCGAGCACTACTCGTCTTCCACATCTCCTTCAGGACGCCATCTGCTGCCATCTTGTCGTGAACGTGAGTATGTCACTCTTAAGATTCAGGTAAATTGAACGCATAAAATCGTTCGAACAGTAACGATCTTATCTACTACATGCAATCCGCTATCTACAGTAGCGGCGATCTTATCTACTTGTAAACAATGATGGACGCTTAAGGTTAAGGGGACTTGGCGCGAACCGCAAACGACTAAATGGaatctgattttgtttttttgaaccTAAAGTAATCCTTCAAAAGCATTTGGAAAATTTCTCTTGTTCAAGTAAACTGCAAATAATTTCACATAATTTAgcaagttttcaagttttgtcGCTAGTAAACTTTTACGACAGCGACTTCATTGAACTTGATCTTTCCTGATCTTTCTTGATCTTGTTCGCTTTCTGAAGAGGTACTCGGCGGGtcaaaaacttttccctttttcttcgCAATGCCCTAAAGCCATTTCATAAATACACTGACGCCAAACTCTTCGGGATGAAACCACGTAATCTCACCAACATCGGAATCCCTCATTTGTCATGAATCTAATACACCattcaaagttaaacaaagggtaaaaaattaaagactGCCTCATACATACTAATGAGCTTCTTTTGCGCACGTATTTTGAGCACGTTTTCGAAAGTTGCATGCGTGTGCGCGCCTTTTTAATACGCTTTTTGCGTGCATTTTGGGCCAAGTACCTCTGAGCTGTATTGTATATATCTATATTCGTCTAGCGGATTATTCAACATCATTCACTTCACATCagcaaatgtttgttttagtataattgctcagaTGCTTGCGAATTCTATAGGAAGATTAATTACCTGACAAGGAAGttccgcgttaaattgcacgCAAAAACCAATATCGCACAAATCGTGAAGCGGAGAACAGTAataatatttttggtttttaccCTCAGCGCGCGccccagaaagccatttcaaagtcaactgtcAGAAGTGTCATTGCATTAGCAAATAGGAAGCCAGGTCAGTCATACGTGTTTGAATCTTCGACAACTTTATTTCTaccttatgtttgtttttacatttgtttacTCACTTTTTAAACAAGCTTCACACTATCTAATGGATAATAGTGCTATTTCACTGAATTTACAAGCCgtttatctttatctttaatTTCCAAATCGTTAGCTCAAGAACGAAAATAATATACACCTCTTACCTCTttggtggcaaaactgaaagaaatgtgtCCAAGCAAAAGCACTGAAAGTATAACATTGCaattaaaggtatttatttcttcttctacATATGGCAATCGACCCTGGCACTTCTTCTGTTCTCGTTTCTTCATCTTGTTCAGTTGAACTTTGGCTTGCCATTTTCTGGGGCCGGGTTCACCGGATTTTCTTGCTGTCTCTTATGTGTCTTCAAGAATTTgtaattcatttcaaaacaggGAAGAACCTCTGGCTCACTTTGAAAAACGCTTTTGTTCAAAAGGTGACAATGGTTTTGAAAACGCGTTACAATAACATTGTAGAAAACTGTTACAATTTGACGATAATTCTTATGTTTATGTAGATGCCAAACAATATCACTTAACCTCGTTTTCAACTCTCGATTCCATGCTTCACTttgttgaccaatcagaatgagTGATTTTACTCAATTATGCGattctgttgtaaatttgttttgttattgacaACATTCTGTTACAATTGTTTTGTCCGTTGGTTTGAAGATAATCAGCCAatcttatttcattcaatcagCAAAAGCTTCACATTGTTATTTTGAAAAGTGTCTCACAAAACTTAGCAGCATCTTTTGTGCCTTCAAAATTTAGTTTTCTTCTATAGTGTTTATGACTTCATCTGCAACATTGAAAGAACgcaaggcagccattttgaaatttagtgtCCCTGCAATAATCACCTTCTGCGAGATGATTATGAGGGGATACGATGCAATCCTCAACCATAGAGTGCACATCTCTATTATCACTGGGACAAtgatatcaaataaatatattgaaaacTCACCACATTTTGTAGTAAACACTGGTATCCTTTGGATCCTCATTTGGGAGTTACTCATTGGGTGACCATTTCACTCCTTTCTAAATCACTTTGTATTTTAGTGctgctttttatttattcatatatttagTTATTAAACCATTTTAATCAAATCTTTAGTTGTTTGTAACTTTCATACACTAGGcttctttttaaaactgcaaAGTTATGATCTGAGACAGCATCTGCTATAAATATTGCCATAAGTAAATTAAGTGATTGGACAGTTTTCACCCTAAAGTTGTGTTATTCATCTTTGGTGATGTCAtcaacaactattcacctctgaAGTGAGGCAGAAGAAAGTTTATGAATAAATCTTAATCAAATTGCAATGGTTTTGATTATGTCTTGTGAAACTGTTAATATTTGGATTGTTTGCTCAGCTGCCCCATATTTTCAAATCACTGATACACCATTTCCCCGAAAATGTACACAAGCTTAATCACATAATGGTTTTTATTTGGTTTCCTTATATTACTAATACATCAATCAATTGGAATCTTCTATGCCCCCCCCCTTTTCCCAGCAGCCCCCCAAGTATTTGAACTTTAAAGATTGGTTTGTTGAAGTTTCCACCccaaggaaaaaattgtgttcaaatgcccccaccaatttttgaaaaaggcaaaatcagcaaACATGACTTTCTGCACAttgacaaagctttaaaacctagaccttctatacctttttttctgaccatttttgCTTGAGGAAGTGAACTTTTTACCTTAAACTATTCCACatttaaatatataattatcCATATTTAGAAAAACAAAGGGCATTACTATGAAATATTTGTACTATTACATGCAATTAAGTTTATAGGTTATTGATCATTCCATATCATACCCCAATGCTTAATGCAGAAATCTTTACTTACAATGGCACTTTTGGTGTAGtcaatacaaataacaaaatcttCAGTTATAGGATGCAAATTGATGTTGAAACCAAACTTTAATTTGAAGTCGTTTCCTCACTTTGTGTTCAACAAACTACGTTCAGTGAATAAAAATTACTTGTTGACATCATGGTTTTTCCTTCCTTTCATATATTTGTAATACAAGTGTGACAATGGGCATCTTGCAGTTTACTGTGTTAAGAAATAGCTGATAAATCTACCACTTGAGTTGTGTAAATTCAAGAAATGACCATATCAAATTCCAACTTCCAGAATGCAAACTTTCTAACAATTACCTCCATTCAATGCATTTGTTAAGAAATGCAAATTGTTTGCCTTCcgctgaaattttccttttccaagtGCTACAAATATcagtgcaattttttctttatctttcgGTGAAATATTAAAGGTCTTAGGCATGTTAGCAAGCATGCCTAATGCCATATTACTTCAATGCCATTATAAAAGGTAGGATATACATTGGACTATTGCAAATAGCCTATAGTGAGTGTCACTATTTCTTTCAAGTGTATACACTCAATTGCAAAAACGCTGACCCCTAGAAAGCACAGCCAATGGCATTATTAATAGTTACACATGTAAATGATAATCATAATTAGTTGTGCGTAGAATATAGAAGCCATTCAtactttccttaaaaaaaaaaagatttctcaTCATCTAAGATTTCCATGaatcaacaacaacatttattattattatttttaaatacatatCTAACAATCCCTACCCACATAATAGTAAAGCTAATCGAGGCAGAAGGgaaacaataataaaagtaaattctACAATAACAAGTTTGACTGAACTGAGGAAATGACTGGGTGAGCCTGCTATGAAGAACAGTTAAGGATAAGTTATAGATAAGCCAATTAGGTGTTACTTATTAAAACTGGAGtaaaattacaacaacaaatgaGACTAAAAagattataattttcaaaatttgtcaattAAAGTATGGACAACACATGAGTATTCTCTCCATCCATCAAAATGTTCTGCAGCTGTCTATGCAATAGTCTTCaatcacaggaaaaaaaaattcattttttatttttattgcttcTCAAATTGCCTTAGCGATCCAAGGTTTTTCCAGCTGTTTACTGTCACACCTTTATAAAGTTCAGAATGGTGCATGCTTGTTTACCAGCTTATTTAGCTTGTTataaaaagtggaaaagaaCTTAGAGGGATCCTCAGCAGATGGTAATTACTCCCATGTGAGTTCTGACAATTCCTGCAAAAACATTTGCtgagagaattttgaatagtcACGGGCTGCCATTTTTCAAGGTTTGGTGGTTTCAGTGGTCGATTTAAGAAtgcaaaattgagaaaaatgatcAGTGAGATCTGAACCAATATTCCCACTGGCAGTATaataatcaaatttgtttttagaCCCTTGTCGGTTAATCAATTGTCGGTAAAATAGCATAGCTTTTCAAGCAATTTAAAAATTGCTGAGCGTAATTACAAGTCTTTGACTAAGAATATTTATGTTGATGTCACCAAAGAGGTAGATTGATTTACTAGTGGTACTATATTGATctaaagtttcttcaaaatattctAAGAGGCAGTCAGCAGAATTATGTTGTCTGTAGACAACTCCACAAATAATATTGCTTTTCTTAGTGAATTCAATTTCAAGCCAGTGTCTGAAAAGGCTCATTAGAGGTTTTTTCAATGACTTTGTATCATACATCGTTGTCTTCATACGTTCTACACCTCCAGCAGAAAGAGGCATTGGAACATattcaaaattgtaatttggtATGGTTGGATTAAAGTCAACATTCTGTCATTAATTCTTGTTTCCATCACTACCAAAACactaaaattaatatttagTTCGTTTAAAATATGGGTTTGAAGGCTGTCCAAGTTTTTCCTTAGGCTTCATATATAATTGAATCATGAAAAAGTAAAGCATTGATCATGTATCTATGTGGACATTTCCCATAAAGCCATTGGTTCTCATTGTTCACGAATCATGCTATTTACAGTGTGTCAACATTATTGCAAACAAGTGTATGTTTTAGTATCAGCTACCTGtgtataaattttaaaaagttgtaagCAATGTACTCTCTAACAGCATTACCAGTTTCACAGCCGGGGTACTGGGTGTGAAGGTCAGCAACGCACCCTTCATCATCCATGTCCCTGGTTCTGGTTCCCTTAAGTTGACAGTTGTGGTACATACCCTGTCAGGAGCCATCCTCAATTCTGAGTGTAGCACATGTAATCTCCTCTTCAACAATCCAAAAGATTGCTCTATGGTACATCTTGTGATCTTGTGTGTTCTGTTTAAATGCTCCTCCTAAGGTCTTTTAGGGTTGAGGTACAGGGTCATGAGGAATGGTGAGCATGCATAGCCACTATCCCCAAGTAGCACACCATCTGTGATACAAGTCTCTTTAAGGTTACCCCCTATGGCTGATGTCCAGAAAATATGGCTATCATGAGTTGAACCAGGCCATCTAGCCACAACATCAGTAAACATTCCTGTAAAATTCAATTGTATTCAATACACTACAactggtttttaatttttatgttttatgttatgtaaaaaaaaatttttgatgcaaCTTAGGTGTATGGTATTTCTGCATGTGTCTTCCTTCCCACAAAATTGTCATAATATGAGCATACACATAGGCCCCAATTTTGGAGCAGTAATCGTGGGATCACGTCATTCATTTTGTCAAAACAATCAGCTACCCTATCCCTAGGCAAATTATCCCTTTCTTAATATGGTAAACTTCAAGGCATTCCTTGGCCATGCTCCGTAATGCTTTGTTCCAGTACTTGAACTAACGCAGACCACTAAAAAAATGTCAATATTGGAGAACACATTTAGTGATCAccaaagaatattttcattgtttgtcATGTCACCTTTAGAAGACTCAATACCCCTttgcaaaaaacaaaatcaattacACCCGACAGCGATAGAATCAAACGGGTGATCGCGCAGTTCGGAAAGTCAatcattttaaatcaatttcattcTCTTGTTTACACGGTAAATTGTATCTGCGTGAATCTCGTGATCACATATTTGATCACGTGTTGTGCTCAAGACAGTCTGTCGCACACTGCTCCTAACGTGTCAGAAAAGCGTTATACATTGGATGCGAAATTTCTACGGTTTTCATGCTCATATTTAGGATATCTCCTGTTATTTACATGAGATAGTATGCTCAGTAAAGCTTAGGGTTAAACGAACATGTTGTCCTTTGCTAAATCAATAATCAGAGCTAGACATATTTGCTTACCTCGATGGTCGCAGATTGCCTGGACATTTTGATAGAGTGAAATCCTTTCCGGTTCACGAAGTCTGGCTCATTTTCGTGAGGGGCAGTTATTCTAACGTGGGTACCGTCGATGAACCCAATGGCACAAGGGAAACCACCAACTCGAAATAAACCTTCCTTAAGGTCGTCTCGTTCCGCACTAGTGGACGGAAATCTTACGCAATCGCCTATAACTTTGCAGTTGTGGCTTGAGCCACGCAACACACTACTCGACTGACAGTCGACCCATCAAATCTTAGAAAAGTATCTCCGATCTCCTGCAGATACATATTTTCTAAATATGTAAATGTGATCTCTGAGTACACAGTAGCGATCAGAATATGGACGAAAGTATTTTCAGTACTATTTACATAAATGAGAGCGTCGTATGTTAATTTCAGTGTGCATAGCGTAACGATGTGAGAATGACTATGCACTTAAC
It encodes the following:
- the LOC131792668 gene encoding uncharacterized protein; its protein translation is MIFTMRGKISIFSIFILGLTTFLMYASYEVKFGQEISQPTHNNSRMDEIVCRKVVPQATATEKPTNNSSPKPFVYLTQTEQCLPSNFASSSEIGDPETCNCDVIVLSFRTKCQVQKSPHITYLFYPNIGWGTGRNVLYFAAITRSPKYHYYIFMDDDVILHFHSIAPPQMKRLPPFRVFEQWLLDYEPAVGIVNYQWHHRGIWTNDLRKKICNKRDSPLVLPILWFDALFNAFHYKSIEHLFPYRTQYESKTWWSSQIYMFSAVELIFRGQALMFAPVTAGNPKHRPYPRSLEDENTRWRDYIDTIRQEAPLIYRNQTLFEDLRQNLEGYVNNSTTYCMNVTRHQHIKPYAHFDFQTEM